The DNA segment GCTCCCCCCGCGGTCAGGGACTGGGTCCCTGATGAGCATATCAGCGCGCGAGAGAGATGCGTCTCATTGTGGACATGTGCTGATCCCACGTGCGGGTGACAGGTTTCCAGAGGGCGCGTCTTCCCAAACAGCTGGGTTGTTTCGAGGAAGGGGGTAAGGGTACCTAGAGAGATGGAAATTCCATGTGAACATCAATAACAATCCTGCTGTCCACGACCGCACTATCCCCCGCTTTCCTGTCAAGCCGAAGAGCTCTTccatctttctcttttcgTGTTTTCCACTCCCTCGTTTCCTTCCTCATTATCACACactacccctccaccacacccaTTAGGTACTCGCTTAATTTTATTCTTGTTTTGCCGGCCTTCTCTCCATTCCGTCCTTCGACTTTCTCGACTGCCAAGTTCCGACCTGTTCATTTTCATTGATTTCCCACTCGACTCTTCCTTCCACATCCTCGTTACTCCTCGCTCCATTTTCCACCTTTGTTTTTTTATCTTCTTCGACTTTCCTCCCCCCGAGATTTTGGTTTTCCAATTAGGGGTCGCGCAAGAGATGCTAGGAGTAGCCCAGGTTTGCGCGAATGACTCTGGGGGTGTCATGGTAACTTTTAGAGTTACCCTAGGCCGAGCGTGTTTGGTTTTTTGGACATTTTGGCTGTCGGTCCGATTCTGgcttcttttttgtttcgcTGCCAAGCACGTGAGTATGATGGCGTTGACATTTGGAGGGCTTGAACTGGTCGCTGCCGCCGGTGACTGAGCAGGAATTTTGTCTCTTTGATGTCACATCATGGGGGGACACggggggagaagttggcaTACTAGTGTTGTGGGGAAGTGAAGGCTAACACTGAGGCCccttttcattttttttttctttttatttaGGAATCTTGTTATTTTTCTCAGAACGCTGGGTAACCCCCGATGTTAAAAGAAAAGATCGATGACTACAGCCAAAAAGATATGTCACACCATCGTCGGAGAGACCTAGCTGAAACTTGTGCTAACCATCTGGTCAGCTTGCAATTATTCGACCCCATCTCCAAGACGAAAAGGATagatagtgatgatgatgatgccccATCTCTTgtccctccaccacccccacccccgccacaCCTTCCTAGTCAATAGTAGCATTCTTAAAAAACAAATTCGACCTCCTATCCCCCGCAACACCGCTCGCGAAGCCCAAAAATAATCTTGTCTGGCCCGCTGCCGTCCGATAGACGGCCATGCCCTCTGCTTCCCTGAAAACAAGACTCTCTCCCGCCTTTGTCAACGTCGGTCCTTGCACCAGCAACCCAGTGTTCATGTCGACAGTTGCCACTTGAGAGTTGACGCTGCCCCCTGTGACGTCGTAGCTGTCGCCCCATAAGAGGTATAAGTGCCTGCCATGCGCGGCGTACCCCTGAAACGCGCCGCCGAGCGTGGTGATTGTCGGGATTTTGAAATTTACCAAGGAGGACGAAAAGTCGCCtgctgtggcggcggcgagggtgtaGACGGCCATGTGCTTGCCTGATCCGGGGAGGTGATAACGCACTATTAGACGGTTGTTTACTGGGTCGATTGAGCAGGTGAAttcggttgctgctgggatgGGT comes from the Podospora pseudocomata strain CBS 415.72m chromosome 5, whole genome shotgun sequence genome and includes:
- a CDS encoding hypothetical protein (COG:S; EggNog:ENOG503PAZF), with the translated sequence MHPLTLLLPLSLPLTLAQLPSSPRFDLTKPSYDLFRHKTLHDSTVQQSFTFDNPNARLFVSQRRNGADSSLGNLCITQLDFSGNQVGYMHLTGFGHGVSFGAQAVGTSTYLWTEVDANSNGYGTRLARFKFTSGTSLSASSPTLQKFKPIPAATEFTCSIDPVNNRLIVRYHLPGSGKHMAVYTLAAATAGDFSSSLVNFKIPTITTLGGAFQGYAAHGRHLYLLWGDSYDVTGGSVNSQVATVDMNTGLLVQGPTLTKAGESLVFREAEGMAVYRTAAGQTRLFLGFASGVAGDRRSNLFFKNATID